The proteins below are encoded in one region of Planctopirus limnophila DSM 3776:
- the ilvN gene encoding acetolactate synthase small subunit: MKHVLSAMVMNQPGVLAHISGMLASRAFNIESLAVGETERPDFSRITFVVAGDNKVVDQVRKQLEKIVTVVKVMDYRDQDILERDLMLLKVSTVESGLSKVKELAEIFRAKIVDVGQSHVMIELSGPERKIDAFIDLMRPFGILELVRTGRIALAREVSLSVEDALKPPTPFDTSEVEIEV; encoded by the coding sequence ATGAAACATGTTTTGTCGGCCATGGTGATGAATCAGCCGGGTGTTCTCGCCCATATTTCCGGGATGCTGGCTTCCCGTGCATTCAATATTGAAAGTCTGGCTGTCGGAGAGACGGAACGGCCTGATTTTTCCCGGATCACGTTTGTTGTGGCAGGCGACAATAAGGTCGTCGATCAGGTCCGTAAGCAGTTGGAAAAGATTGTCACCGTGGTCAAGGTGATGGATTACCGGGATCAGGACATTCTTGAGCGGGATCTCATGCTGTTGAAGGTCTCGACGGTTGAAAGTGGACTGTCCAAGGTTAAGGAACTGGCGGAAATCTTCCGCGCCAAGATCGTCGATGTGGGCCAAAGCCATGTCATGATCGAACTTTCGGGGCCGGAACGCAAAATCGACGCTTTTATCGATCTGATGCGACCATTTGGCATCCTCGAACTGGTGCGTACCGGACGGATTGCACTGGCTCGCGAAGTATCACTTTCTGTCGAAGATGCTCTGAAGCCTCCGACCCCTTTCGACACTTCTGAAGTCGAAATCGAAGTCTAA
- the ilvC gene encoding ketol-acid reductoisomerase has translation MAAKVYYDDDADLSLLKGKTIAILGYGSQGHAQAQNLRDSGLNVVVGQRPGSKNYDLAVSHGFKPLSIAEAVKQADLVNILLPDEVQGDTYKAEILPNLKPNALLLCSHGFNLHFGQIVPPAGVDAALVAPKGPGHLVRSEYEKGGGVPSLIALWPGASDNSRKLALAYAKGIGGTRGGVIETTFAEETETDLFGEQVVLCGGVSALIKAAFEVLVEAGYQPEMAYFECMHEMKLIVDLFYQGGLNYMRYSVSNTAEYGDYTRGPRIITAETKQEMKKILGEIQSGQFARDWLLENRVNQASFKAVRRREREHQIEKVGRDLRKMMKWINAKEF, from the coding sequence ATGGCAGCTAAGGTTTATTATGACGATGACGCTGATCTCTCTTTGTTAAAAGGGAAAACCATCGCAATTCTAGGTTACGGCAGCCAGGGGCATGCCCAGGCCCAGAACCTGCGTGACAGTGGTTTGAATGTTGTCGTCGGTCAGCGTCCTGGCAGTAAGAACTACGACCTCGCTGTCAGCCATGGTTTCAAGCCCCTGTCAATTGCTGAAGCAGTCAAGCAGGCCGATCTTGTCAATATCCTCCTCCCGGATGAAGTGCAGGGGGATACATACAAGGCGGAAATTCTGCCGAACCTCAAGCCCAACGCTCTGCTGCTCTGCTCACATGGTTTCAACCTGCACTTCGGTCAGATTGTACCGCCCGCAGGTGTGGATGCCGCTCTGGTGGCTCCCAAGGGGCCGGGACATCTCGTCCGTAGCGAATATGAAAAGGGTGGTGGAGTCCCATCACTTATCGCTTTGTGGCCAGGTGCTTCCGATAACAGCCGTAAACTGGCATTGGCCTACGCCAAAGGGATTGGTGGAACACGCGGCGGCGTGATCGAAACCACCTTCGCCGAAGAAACCGAAACCGATCTCTTCGGTGAGCAGGTCGTTCTTTGTGGCGGTGTCAGTGCCTTGATCAAGGCGGCATTCGAAGTTCTGGTTGAAGCTGGCTATCAGCCCGAAATGGCTTATTTCGAGTGTATGCACGAAATGAAGCTGATTGTGGACCTGTTCTATCAGGGCGGTCTGAACTACATGCGCTACAGTGTTTCCAACACAGCCGAGTATGGGGACTACACGCGTGGCCCACGAATCATTACGGCTGAAACCAAGCAGGAAATGAAGAAGATTCTGGGTGAGATTCAATCGGGTCAGTTCGCTCGTGACTGGCTGCTCGAAAACCGCGTGAATCAGGCCAGCTTCAAGGCTGTCCGCCGTCGTGAACGCGAGCATCAGATTGAGAAGGTTGGCCGCGATCTTCGCAAAATGATGAAGTGGATCAATGCGAAAGAGTTTTAA
- a CDS encoding M50 family metallopeptidase, giving the protein MDSAPLPQTELTATAYHEAGHAVVALFLGRPVHEVTIEPNSLRLGQCRLNKGNFKPSKDVLEGEILILLAGVAAEARYRGDYRWEGAVSDLRQVRHFSSMRATNIKQMERLEQRLLNKVEHILSQAGPWLAVEEIARELVSRTTISGRSARHHFDLAMERFAE; this is encoded by the coding sequence ATGGACTCCGCACCGCTCCCACAGACCGAATTGACTGCGACTGCCTATCACGAAGCGGGGCATGCGGTGGTCGCACTTTTTTTGGGTAGACCCGTTCACGAAGTGACCATCGAGCCCAACAGCTTGCGCCTGGGTCAATGCCGATTGAACAAAGGAAACTTCAAGCCCAGCAAAGATGTGCTGGAAGGAGAAATACTGATTCTCCTGGCGGGTGTCGCGGCTGAAGCCAGGTATCGAGGCGATTATCGCTGGGAAGGCGCCGTGAGTGATTTAAGACAAGTCAGACATTTTTCGAGTATGCGGGCTACCAACATCAAGCAGATGGAACGTCTGGAACAGCGGTTGCTCAATAAGGTCGAGCATATTCTTTCCCAGGCAGGCCCATGGCTGGCCGTTGAGGAGATTGCCCGGGAACTGGTCAGCCGTACGACCATCAGCGGTCGCTCAGCCAGACATCACTTCGATCTTGCGATGGAGCGTTTTGCGGAGTAG
- the murA gene encoding UDP-N-acetylglucosamine 1-carboxyvinyltransferase, with protein MLIIRGGIPLAGNVRLAGAKNASLPIMAASIAVSGLSQLRRVPHLADVSTLTQVLESLGAVVTRDLSTGELAISPPHATTGIADYDLVRRMRASVCVLGPLLARWGKAVVSLPGGCNIGHRPIDLHLKGLVALGARIRIERGYVHAEATRLHGAEIYLGGPFGSTVTGTANIMTAASLARGMTRISAAACEPEIVDLGNYLNAAGARITGHGTPVIEIEGVDELHGVEHEVIPDRIEAGTMMIAAAATCGDVFIEDAQPRHLSAVIDILRQIGVSIEPSSTNDGRMGLHISGAAHLNPADCTALPYPGVPTDLQAQLTALLCLVPGISVITDKVFPDRFMHVPELLRMGAQIRREGASAIIAGPAHLSGTNVMASDLRASAALVIAALAAEGESVIRRVYHLDRGYEKHDEKLRQLGAQIQRTTDHPEALPDSLRMTGESSMEQHKVQEIPGRFTQPIQNPLAKPHFLSDGYAIARPMVSQSDDSSGPVADL; from the coding sequence ATGCTGATTATTCGGGGAGGCATCCCACTGGCCGGCAATGTCCGCCTCGCTGGCGCCAAGAACGCCTCTCTCCCGATTATGGCTGCATCGATTGCAGTCAGTGGCTTATCACAATTGCGGCGTGTGCCTCACCTGGCGGATGTCTCGACGCTAACACAAGTGCTCGAATCATTAGGAGCGGTCGTCACCCGAGATCTCTCGACTGGCGAACTTGCCATTTCCCCTCCCCACGCAACCACCGGGATTGCCGATTACGATCTGGTCAGGCGCATGCGAGCCAGCGTCTGCGTCCTGGGCCCCCTTCTGGCACGCTGGGGAAAAGCCGTTGTTTCACTTCCCGGCGGGTGCAATATTGGTCACAGGCCCATTGACCTGCATCTCAAGGGATTGGTGGCACTGGGAGCTCGGATTCGTATTGAAAGAGGCTACGTTCACGCCGAAGCAACACGGTTGCATGGCGCAGAGATTTATCTGGGTGGCCCATTTGGCAGCACGGTCACGGGGACGGCGAATATCATGACAGCCGCCAGCCTGGCACGAGGGATGACCCGAATTTCTGCGGCAGCCTGTGAGCCAGAAATCGTCGATTTGGGAAACTATCTGAATGCTGCCGGGGCCCGCATCACCGGGCACGGCACACCCGTCATCGAGATTGAAGGTGTTGACGAGTTGCATGGCGTGGAGCATGAAGTCATTCCCGATCGCATTGAAGCCGGCACAATGATGATTGCTGCCGCAGCCACTTGCGGCGATGTGTTCATTGAAGATGCCCAGCCGCGTCACCTTTCGGCAGTGATCGATATCCTGCGTCAGATTGGAGTCTCAATTGAACCCTCATCAACGAATGATGGCCGGATGGGTCTGCATATTTCAGGTGCCGCCCACTTGAATCCGGCTGATTGCACCGCATTACCTTATCCGGGAGTGCCCACCGATCTTCAGGCACAACTCACCGCTCTGCTTTGCCTGGTCCCGGGGATCAGCGTGATCACTGACAAGGTCTTCCCCGACCGGTTTATGCATGTGCCTGAATTGTTACGGATGGGGGCACAAATTCGCCGGGAAGGGGCGAGTGCCATAATTGCCGGGCCCGCGCATTTGAGTGGTACGAATGTGATGGCTTCCGACTTAAGAGCCAGTGCTGCCCTCGTGATTGCTGCTCTCGCTGCAGAGGGCGAATCCGTCATTCGTCGTGTGTATCATCTGGATCGTGGCTACGAAAAGCATGATGAAAAGCTGCGACAACTGGGTGCACAGATTCAAAGAACAACCGACCATCCCGAAGCACTGCCGGATAGCCTCCGCATGACGGGAGAATCAAGTATGGAACAACACAAGGTCCAGGAAATCCCGGGCCGGTTCACTCAACCCATCCAGAATCCGTTGGCAAAACCACACTTTCTCAGCGACGGTTATGCGATTGCCAGGCCTATGGTTTCACAATCCGATGATTCTTCAGGACCAGTTGCCGATCTTTAA
- a CDS encoding S1 family peptidase, with product MLVPELFLRVAKVETYGQGQLLTNASGFFFEWQSELYLITNRHVCFDQLAGHRPDTLKLQLHTVQDDLTKSGPLEIQLYKQGMPLWRTYPRRENDIDVVAVPLPGKLLKQNYVISSFGASDILGPEETLPPGQQVLITGFPLGFHDTLNNLPLVRQAVVASDFSRPFKGNPYFVTDARTHRGTSGSPVVTKLLRPTPVAGQFEERWCLLGIHAATLDVSNRDPMYDDRLGLNVTWFASLIPQIIEGILPANPNPTPTSDSVCFN from the coding sequence ATGCTGGTTCCTGAACTGTTCTTGCGGGTTGCCAAAGTCGAAACCTATGGCCAAGGCCAATTATTGACAAATGCCAGCGGTTTCTTTTTCGAATGGCAATCCGAGCTTTACCTCATCACGAATCGACATGTTTGCTTCGATCAACTGGCCGGGCATCGGCCCGATACTCTTAAACTTCAGTTGCACACTGTTCAGGACGATCTCACGAAAAGCGGGCCTCTGGAAATCCAGCTCTACAAGCAGGGCATGCCACTGTGGAGGACTTATCCCCGTCGTGAGAACGATATCGATGTCGTGGCTGTCCCTTTACCTGGTAAACTGCTCAAACAGAATTATGTGATTTCCAGTTTTGGAGCATCGGATATTCTGGGCCCTGAGGAAACGTTACCACCTGGCCAGCAAGTGCTCATCACCGGATTTCCTCTCGGATTCCACGATACATTAAACAACTTGCCACTTGTCCGGCAGGCCGTGGTTGCGAGCGACTTTTCGAGGCCCTTTAAGGGGAACCCTTACTTCGTCACCGATGCGCGGACGCATCGCGGCACCAGTGGATCTCCTGTGGTGACGAAACTGCTCAGACCCACCCCGGTCGCTGGTCAATTTGAGGAGCGCTGGTGCCTGTTGGGGATTCATGCCGCCACATTAGATGTTTCCAATCGAGACCCGATGTACGATGATCGACTCGGGTTAAACGTCACCTGGTTTGCCAGCTTGATCCCGCAGATTATCGAAGGAATACTTCCAGCAAATCCAAATCCAACGCCGACCAGCGATTCGGTTTGCTTCAATTAA